The proteins below come from a single Oncorhynchus gorbuscha isolate QuinsamMale2020 ecotype Even-year linkage group LG12, OgorEven_v1.0, whole genome shotgun sequence genomic window:
- the LOC123991405 gene encoding zinc finger homeobox protein 4-like isoform X5, with amino-acid sequence MQEKSGETVSSESNEAAPKQGVSGVDGDTDVRHDADAPSLQLELLEASSASLSDPCHNNENADGPQHNSDSRHTLIGSGDKDKEMDNKEAEGARDLEGGGVVFETHQERDQSTETPDNNEESKGTHCVMAEGDDSPPFKCNACLEAFPTRTALSVHYNSASHVQRMRTGSLKQGGENGTPAAPSVPFLSRPYLSNKPYQCTVCRVSYNHAITLESHLKSVLHQTRSRNAGISANSAGGNSGRTNMATNLVVTSGGSAAQLVSTPSSNCVTPASLAAAAMTNKDGDAIQTQPSPSLLSSPVTSAQAVSAFLTLLTSSPSSISHSLLPSLLPSLFAAGASPATASPQLITQTQMLIPFILNGLQTQSQRLNPELLTQSIPLLGLNAAQQAILAQRLSSLQNQWPAVGLQAISQACSEDSQTNKSKVKQDTNEATAEEKGSLKAEKEDSWSMECGDGEREICEEDGKGYAQEHLGALVGKNNRAESCMIDGDIEMKESTTESGNSAGHVGPDEKVGDNDKCSDRSPSVTSNSSLSPTTLNLLLSPDSTPQKSEVGTSPYASVCSPESSPSKRTLNSPDSTRRHAHFRARHFSGPPILSEFQIQVMRAFLESRSEADAASPPRDDCESLGREVGLTEVEVREWLTDARRAKERQIAGGTERVSSIAGYGKKYKALENDEEEGCLTIDETEGGVSDEASGSHAMDLSNSGGRKEMGRESQGDSCLTSDNEEFYTSVIVSDEDSLSGSMREGPGSPAKEEALVELSGDKGSGGKVLRSTTVFLSDAEDDDDAEEAAAQRAKRRKRKRELEREEVEVKKERLDPDVDLQLEAQADPPSHLPVTIDHQRLPSGILHSLPLSLSLTPFSNQFHSPYVLSLPPSVVGLGVAEGDGGKVPAFPNPPNITRFSDPLITSSLSSHTHTSHYMSNGGDCEAALDLSIGKSNSSTSLTGDKTSAQKGRLLDGLGLRPTAFGAPGEGRLIVVEVKPEQATSNSGGFVSGNNMAKASTVYMREKEERDQKGRPKARRYRDMRRSRTIIQAEQLNVLYGCYFKDPNPGKHEFEQISEWVHLPKKVVQIWFQNMRARERKGEVRFISDGTLAAVGKPLIKFTWPLSQPIFSSTPKSNSNSSVSTVANPVRAIPKMEVKKEENVKKTVPNRPKEVASSVSSMSHSVSAVPKTKMELTNNVTMVKIAPKSIAPALPVVHKETRPPPPRPLPKHAPEEEVGEDDEEVDDRNQAKPLARPGSTNRMVPKLPSTPISKSPAATSQKQNGLNYWSAKGPFKINTLSREQLGLSAPRTFTAVGAAAAPTAITISATSSAPAAATASAPASAATATTTPTTTTTASASNQTTVSIVTIAKTSPSESNFLHHSTTRRPRTHLSCLQLSILQSCYETCAHPNAMECEAVGTELGLPLKVVQIWFQNTRAKEKRWRLQQEKLSPVSSDPSKTIDMSSGSYLQYNALRAHRPILPKPVQLTVLEPSSPPAGGQPAGRETLRGKCQACNTGFESRAAARSHVFSLRHLATLRTTNFGQPATIINNKSDSGSISVSASGSCVEDPSASPPLPSSTS; translated from the exons ATGCAG GAGAAGTCTGGAGAGACGGTGAGCAGTGAAAGCAACGAG GCTGCTCCCAAACAGGGGGTGAGTGGAGTGGACGGGGACACCGATGTTCGGCATGACGCAG ATGCTCCGTCATTACAGCTGGAGCTTTTAGAAGCCTCCTCCGCCTCCCTCTCAGACCCGTGTCATAATAATGAGAACGCTGACGGACCCCAACATAATTCCGACAGTAGGCACACTCTCATTGGGTCTGGAGACAAAGATAAAGAGATGGATAATAAGGAGGCCGAGGGAGCTAGAGACCTGGAGGGAGGTGGAGTTGTCTTTGAGACGCATCAGGAGAGAGATCAGTCCACAGAAACACCTGACAACAATGAAGAGTCAAAGGGTACACATTGTGTAATGGCTGAAGGCGATGACAGTCCTCCATTCAAGTGTAATGCGTGCTTAGAGGCTTTTCCTACCAGGACCGCATTAAGTGTTCACTACAACTCTGCATCCCATGTGCAACGGATGAGAACCGGATCCCTAAAACAGGGTGGTGAAAATGGGACCCCAGCCGCTCCCTCAGTCCCTTTTCTGTCTCGGCCATATCTATCAAACAAGCCCTACCAGTGCACTGTGTGTCGAGTCTCTTACAACCATGCCATCACCCTGGAGAGTCATTTGAAATCTGTTTTGCACCAAACTCGTAGCAGAAATGCAGGAATCTCTGCCAACAGTGCAGGTGGAAATTCAGGAAGGACCAATATGGCTACTAACTTAGTTGTTACGTCTGGGGGCAGTGCTGCACAGTTGGTTAGCACCCCCAGCAGCAATTGTGTCACCCCGGCAAGCCTGGCTGCTGCAGCAATGACTAACAAAGATGGAGATGCAATTCAAACCCAGCCGTCTCCCTCACTGCTTTCCTCCCCTGTGACCTCTGCTCAGGCAGTCTCTGCTTTTCTCACCCTCCTCACGTCCAGCCCAAGCTCtatctcacactccctcctcccctccctcctcccctctctgtttgcGGCTGGTGCATCCCCTGCCACGGCCTCACCTCAGCTCATAACCCAGACTCAGATGCTCATCCCCTTTATCCTGAATGGGCTCCAAACACAAAGCCAGAGACTAAACCCAGAGCTTCTGACCCAGTCAATACCCCTACTAGGTCTCAATGCTGCCCAGCAAGCTATCCTGGCCCAAAGACTCAGTAGCTTACAGAACCAGTGGCCAGCTGTCGGTCTCCAAGCAATCTCACAAGCCTGTTCAGAAGACAGCCAAACAAACAAGAGCAAAGTGAAGCAAGACACAAACGAGGCGACAGCTGAGGAGAAAGGATCACTTAAGGCTGAGAAGGAGGACAGTTGGTCCATGGAATGTggtgatggagaaagagagatttgTGAGGAGGATGGTAAGGGATATGCACAAGAGCATCTCGGCGCCTTAGTAGGCAAAAATAACAGGGCTGAGTCATGTATGATAGATGGAGATATTGAAATGAAAGAGAGCACAACAGAGAGCGGGAACTCAGCAGGTCACGTGGGGCCAGATGAGAAAGTGGGGGACAATGACAAGTGTAGTGACCGCTCACCGTCTGTTACCAGCAACTCAAGCCTAAGTCCTACCACTTTAAACCTTTTGCTTAGCCCTGATTCTACCCCTCAAAAATCTGAAGTTGGCACAAGCCCTTATGCCTCTGTCTGCTCCCCGGAATCTAGCCCATCTAAACGCACCTTAAATTCCCCCGATTCAACTCGTCGCCATGCTCATTTCAGGGCTCGCCACTTCTCAGGCCCCCCGATACTGTCAGAGTTCCAGATACAGGTTATGCGTGCGTTTCTGGAGTCGCGAAGCGAGGCTGATGCGGCCAGTCCTCCCCGTGACGACTGCGAGTCGTTGGGCAGGGAGGTGGGGCTCACCGAGGTGGAGGTACGCGAGTGGCTCACCGATGCCCGACGAGCCAAAGAGCGGCAGATAGCTGGGGGAACAGAGCGCGTGAGCAGCATTGCAGGCTATGGTAAAAAATACAAGGCTCTTGAGAACGACGAGGAGGAAGGTTGTCTTACGATAGATGAGACCGAGGGTGGGGTCAGCGACGAGGCCTCTGGCAGTCACGCGATGGATTTGTCAAATAGTGGAGGgcgtaaagagatggggagggagagccAAGGGGACTCGTGTCTGACCTCAGACAATGAAGAATTCTACACCTCTGTCATTGTGAGTGATGAGGACAGCCTGAGTGGCTCCATGAGGGAGGGGCCAGGCAGCCCTGCTAAAGAGGAGGCTCTGGTAGAACTGTCAGGAGACAAGGGTTCAGGAGGAAAGGTGTTGCGCTCCACCACTGTGTTCCTCTCAGACGCTGAGGATGACGATGATGCCGAGGAGGCCGCAGCTCAGAGAgcaaagagaagaaagagaaagagggagttggagcgggaggaggtagaggtTAAGAAGGAGAGACTAGACCCCGACGTGGATTTACAACTAGAGGCGCAAGCTGATCCTCCTTCCCACCTTCCCGTCACCATTGACCATCAACGGCTTCCAAGTGGCATTctacactccctccctctgtctctgtccctcactcCATTCTCTAATCAGTTCCATAGCccttatgttctctctctccctccatcagtggtTGGGCTCGGAGTTGCAGAAGGAGATGGAGGCAAAGTACCTGCCTTTCCAAACCCCCCTAACATCACCCGGTTCTCTGACCCTCTCATTacatcatccctctcctcccataccCACACCTCCCACTACATGTCTAATGGAGGAGACTGTGAGGCTGCTTTAGATCTCAGCATTGGGAAAAGCAACAGCTCAACATCTCTCACGGGTGACAAGACTTCAGCACAAAAGGGCCGTCTGCTTGATGGACTCGGTCTAAGGCCCACAGCTTTTGGGGCACCTGGGGAAGGGAGACTCATTGTGGTCGAGGTCAAACCTGAGCAAGCGACTTCCAACAGCGGTGGCTTTGTCAGTGGGAATAACATGGCCAAGGCCAGCACTGTctacatgagagagaaagaggagagggaccaGAAAGGCAGGCCCAAAGCACGGCGGTACCGCGACATGAGACGTTCCAGGACTATCATCCAGGCTGAGCAGCTAAATGTGCTTTATGGCTGCTATTTCAAAGACCCAAATCCTGGGAAACACGAGTTTGAGCAGATATCAGAGTGGGTCCATCTCCCAAAGAAAGTTGTACAGATTTGGTTCCAGAACATGCGGGCTAGGGAGCGCAAGGGTGAGGTTCGCTTCATCAGTGACGGCACGCTGGCAGCAGTGGGCAAACCACTCATCAAGTTCACCTGGCCACTGTCACAACCTATCTTCTCCAGCACCCCTAAATCAAACTCCAACAGCAGCGTCTCAACTGTAGCCAATCCAGTACGGGCCATCCCAAAGATGGAGGTGAAGAAGgaggaaaatgtaaaaaaaacagtTCCAAACAGGCCCAAGGAGGTGGCCTCTTCTGTTTCCTCCATGAGCCACAGTGTGTCTGCAGTGCCAAAGACCAAAATGGAGTTGACGAACAATGTCACAATGGTCAAAATCGCCCCCAAAAGCATCGCTCCAGCTCTCCCTGTCGTCCACAAGGAAACCCGACCTCCCCCTCCTCGCCCCCTTCCCAAACATGCGCCTGAAGAGGAAGTTGGGGAAGATGATGAGGAAGTGGATGATCGTAACCAAGCGAAGCCACTCGCCAGGCCTGGATCCACCAACCGCATGGTGCCAAAACTGCCCTCGACGCCAATTAGCAAGTCTCCTGCTGCGACGTCACAAAAGCAAAATGGGCTCAATTACTGGTCGGCCAAGGGCCCCTTTAAGATCAACACACTGTCTAGGGAACAGTTGGGTCTGTCAGCACCCCGTACCTTCACAGCTGTCGGTGCAGCTGCTGCCCCCACTGCCATCACCATTTCTGCCACGTcctctgctcctgctgctgccacGGCCTCCGCTCCCGCCTCTGCTGCCACGGCAactaccacccccaccaccaccacaacagcaAGCGCAAGTAATCAAACCACAGTCAGCATTGTCACCATCGCTAAGACCTCTCCATCGGAGAGCAACTTCCTGCACCACTCCACCACCCGCAGGCCACGCACACACCTGTCCTGTCTGCAGCTGTCCATCCTGCAGTCATGCTATGAGACGTGCGCCCACCCTAACGCCATGGAGTGTGAGGCGGTAGGGACGGAGCTGGGGCTGCCGCTCAAGGTGGTCCAGATCTGGTTCCAGAATACCCGCGCCAAGGAGAAACGATGGAGGCTGCAGCAGGAGAAACTG TCTCCTGTGTCGTCAGATCCCTCCAAGACGATTGACATGAGCTCGGGCAGCTACCTGCAGTACAACGCTCTGCGAGCCCACCGTCCCATCCTTCCCAAACCGGTTCAGCTGACCGTCCTGGAGCCCTCTTCTCCCCCAGCCGGGGGCCAGCCTGCAGGCCGAGAGACGCTGAGAGGCAAGTGCCAGGCCTGCAACACAGGCTTTGAGTCCAGAGCAGCAGCAAGATCCCATGTCTTCTCCCTTCGACATTTAGCCACTCTGAGAACCACTAACTTTGGCCAGCCAGCGACCATCATCAACAATAAATCTGACAGCGGGTCTATTTCTGTTTCCGCCTCCGGGTCTTGTGTGGAGGACCCTTCAGCTTCCCCACCCTTACCCAGCAGCACCAGCTAA
- the LOC123991405 gene encoding zinc finger homeobox protein 2-like isoform X2: MPDWKPIICGEKSGETVSSESNEVWLCPLCQQGLPDRGSLSLHLSDSHSVLPNCVDKLLDIAAPKQGVSGVDGDTDVRHDADAPSLQLELLEASSASLSDPCHNNENADGPQHNSDSRHTLIGSGDKDKEMDNKEAEGARDLEGGGVVFETHQERDQSTETPDNNEESKGTHCVMAEGDDSPPFKCNACLEAFPTRTALSVHYNSASHVQRMRTGSLKQGGENGTPAAPSVPFLSRPYLSNKPYQCTVCRVSYNHAITLESHLKSVLHQTRSRNAGISANSAGGNSGRTNMATNLVVTSGGSAAQLVSTPSSNCVTPASLAAAAMTNKDGDAIQTQPSPSLLSSPVTSAQAVSAFLTLLTSSPSSISHSLLPSLLPSLFAAGASPATASPQLITQTQMLIPFILNGLQTQSQRLNPELLTQSIPLLGLNAAQQAILAQRLSSLQNQWPAVGLQAISQACSEDSQTNKSKVKQDTNEATAEEKGSLKAEKEDSWSMECGDGEREICEEDGKGYAQEHLGALVGKNNRAESCMIDGDIEMKESTTESGNSAGHVGPDEKVGDNDKCSDRSPSVTSNSSLSPTTLNLLLSPDSTPQKSEVGTSPYASVCSPESSPSKRTLNSPDSTRRHAHFRARHFSGPPILSEFQIQVMRAFLESRSEADAASPPRDDCESLGREVGLTEVEVREWLTDARRAKERQIAGGTERVSSIAGYGKKYKALENDEEEGCLTIDETEGGVSDEASGSHAMDLSNSGGRKEMGRESQGDSCLTSDNEEFYTSVIVSDEDSLSGSMREGPGSPAKEEALVELSGDKGSGGKVLRSTTVFLSDAEDDDDAEEAAAQRAKRRKRKRELEREEVEVKKERLDPDVDLQLEAQADPPSHLPVTIDHQRLPSGILHSLPLSLSLTPFSNQFHSPYVLSLPPSVVGLGVAEGDGGKVPAFPNPPNITRFSDPLITSSLSSHTHTSHYMSNGGDCEAALDLSIGKSNSSTSLTGDKTSAQKGRLLDGLGLRPTAFGAPGEGRLIVVEVKPEQATSNSGGFVSGNNMAKASTVYMREKEERDQKGRPKARRYRDMRRSRTIIQAEQLNVLYGCYFKDPNPGKHEFEQISEWVHLPKKVVQIWFQNMRARERKGEVRFISDGTLAAVGKPLIKFTWPLSQPIFSSTPKSNSNSSVSTVANPVRAIPKMEVKKEENVKKTVPNRPKEVASSVSSMSHSVSAVPKTKMELTNNVTMVKIAPKSIAPALPVVHKETRPPPPRPLPKHAPEEEVGEDDEEVDDRNQAKPLARPGSTNRMVPKLPSTPISKSPAATSQKQNGLNYWSAKGPFKINTLSREQLGLSAPRTFTAVGAAAAPTAITISATSSAPAAATASAPASAATATTTPTTTTTASASNQTTVSIVTIAKTSPSESNFLHHSTTRRPRTHLSCLQLSILQSCYETCAHPNAMECEAVGTELGLPLKVVQIWFQNTRAKEKRWRLQQEKLSPVSSDPSKTIDMSSGSYLQYNALRAHRPILPKPVQLTVLEPSSPPAGGQPAGRETLRGKCQACNTGFESRAAARSHVFSLRHLATLRTTNFGQPATIINNKSDSGSISVSASGSCVEDPSASPPLPSSTS; the protein is encoded by the exons ATGCCCGATTGGAAGCCCATAATCTGTGGG GAGAAGTCTGGAGAGACGGTGAGCAGTGAAAGCAACGAGGTGTGGTTGTGCCCCCTGTGTCAACAAGGCTTACCAGACAGGGGCTCCCTTTCTCTGCACCTGTCTGACAGTCATAGTGTGCTCCCTAACTGTGTAGACAAGCTGCTGGACATT GCTGCTCCCAAACAGGGGGTGAGTGGAGTGGACGGGGACACCGATGTTCGGCATGACGCAG ATGCTCCGTCATTACAGCTGGAGCTTTTAGAAGCCTCCTCCGCCTCCCTCTCAGACCCGTGTCATAATAATGAGAACGCTGACGGACCCCAACATAATTCCGACAGTAGGCACACTCTCATTGGGTCTGGAGACAAAGATAAAGAGATGGATAATAAGGAGGCCGAGGGAGCTAGAGACCTGGAGGGAGGTGGAGTTGTCTTTGAGACGCATCAGGAGAGAGATCAGTCCACAGAAACACCTGACAACAATGAAGAGTCAAAGGGTACACATTGTGTAATGGCTGAAGGCGATGACAGTCCTCCATTCAAGTGTAATGCGTGCTTAGAGGCTTTTCCTACCAGGACCGCATTAAGTGTTCACTACAACTCTGCATCCCATGTGCAACGGATGAGAACCGGATCCCTAAAACAGGGTGGTGAAAATGGGACCCCAGCCGCTCCCTCAGTCCCTTTTCTGTCTCGGCCATATCTATCAAACAAGCCCTACCAGTGCACTGTGTGTCGAGTCTCTTACAACCATGCCATCACCCTGGAGAGTCATTTGAAATCTGTTTTGCACCAAACTCGTAGCAGAAATGCAGGAATCTCTGCCAACAGTGCAGGTGGAAATTCAGGAAGGACCAATATGGCTACTAACTTAGTTGTTACGTCTGGGGGCAGTGCTGCACAGTTGGTTAGCACCCCCAGCAGCAATTGTGTCACCCCGGCAAGCCTGGCTGCTGCAGCAATGACTAACAAAGATGGAGATGCAATTCAAACCCAGCCGTCTCCCTCACTGCTTTCCTCCCCTGTGACCTCTGCTCAGGCAGTCTCTGCTTTTCTCACCCTCCTCACGTCCAGCCCAAGCTCtatctcacactccctcctcccctccctcctcccctctctgtttgcGGCTGGTGCATCCCCTGCCACGGCCTCACCTCAGCTCATAACCCAGACTCAGATGCTCATCCCCTTTATCCTGAATGGGCTCCAAACACAAAGCCAGAGACTAAACCCAGAGCTTCTGACCCAGTCAATACCCCTACTAGGTCTCAATGCTGCCCAGCAAGCTATCCTGGCCCAAAGACTCAGTAGCTTACAGAACCAGTGGCCAGCTGTCGGTCTCCAAGCAATCTCACAAGCCTGTTCAGAAGACAGCCAAACAAACAAGAGCAAAGTGAAGCAAGACACAAACGAGGCGACAGCTGAGGAGAAAGGATCACTTAAGGCTGAGAAGGAGGACAGTTGGTCCATGGAATGTggtgatggagaaagagagatttgTGAGGAGGATGGTAAGGGATATGCACAAGAGCATCTCGGCGCCTTAGTAGGCAAAAATAACAGGGCTGAGTCATGTATGATAGATGGAGATATTGAAATGAAAGAGAGCACAACAGAGAGCGGGAACTCAGCAGGTCACGTGGGGCCAGATGAGAAAGTGGGGGACAATGACAAGTGTAGTGACCGCTCACCGTCTGTTACCAGCAACTCAAGCCTAAGTCCTACCACTTTAAACCTTTTGCTTAGCCCTGATTCTACCCCTCAAAAATCTGAAGTTGGCACAAGCCCTTATGCCTCTGTCTGCTCCCCGGAATCTAGCCCATCTAAACGCACCTTAAATTCCCCCGATTCAACTCGTCGCCATGCTCATTTCAGGGCTCGCCACTTCTCAGGCCCCCCGATACTGTCAGAGTTCCAGATACAGGTTATGCGTGCGTTTCTGGAGTCGCGAAGCGAGGCTGATGCGGCCAGTCCTCCCCGTGACGACTGCGAGTCGTTGGGCAGGGAGGTGGGGCTCACCGAGGTGGAGGTACGCGAGTGGCTCACCGATGCCCGACGAGCCAAAGAGCGGCAGATAGCTGGGGGAACAGAGCGCGTGAGCAGCATTGCAGGCTATGGTAAAAAATACAAGGCTCTTGAGAACGACGAGGAGGAAGGTTGTCTTACGATAGATGAGACCGAGGGTGGGGTCAGCGACGAGGCCTCTGGCAGTCACGCGATGGATTTGTCAAATAGTGGAGGgcgtaaagagatggggagggagagccAAGGGGACTCGTGTCTGACCTCAGACAATGAAGAATTCTACACCTCTGTCATTGTGAGTGATGAGGACAGCCTGAGTGGCTCCATGAGGGAGGGGCCAGGCAGCCCTGCTAAAGAGGAGGCTCTGGTAGAACTGTCAGGAGACAAGGGTTCAGGAGGAAAGGTGTTGCGCTCCACCACTGTGTTCCTCTCAGACGCTGAGGATGACGATGATGCCGAGGAGGCCGCAGCTCAGAGAgcaaagagaagaaagagaaagagggagttggagcgggaggaggtagaggtTAAGAAGGAGAGACTAGACCCCGACGTGGATTTACAACTAGAGGCGCAAGCTGATCCTCCTTCCCACCTTCCCGTCACCATTGACCATCAACGGCTTCCAAGTGGCATTctacactccctccctctgtctctgtccctcactcCATTCTCTAATCAGTTCCATAGCccttatgttctctctctccctccatcagtggtTGGGCTCGGAGTTGCAGAAGGAGATGGAGGCAAAGTACCTGCCTTTCCAAACCCCCCTAACATCACCCGGTTCTCTGACCCTCTCATTacatcatccctctcctcccataccCACACCTCCCACTACATGTCTAATGGAGGAGACTGTGAGGCTGCTTTAGATCTCAGCATTGGGAAAAGCAACAGCTCAACATCTCTCACGGGTGACAAGACTTCAGCACAAAAGGGCCGTCTGCTTGATGGACTCGGTCTAAGGCCCACAGCTTTTGGGGCACCTGGGGAAGGGAGACTCATTGTGGTCGAGGTCAAACCTGAGCAAGCGACTTCCAACAGCGGTGGCTTTGTCAGTGGGAATAACATGGCCAAGGCCAGCACTGTctacatgagagagaaagaggagagggaccaGAAAGGCAGGCCCAAAGCACGGCGGTACCGCGACATGAGACGTTCCAGGACTATCATCCAGGCTGAGCAGCTAAATGTGCTTTATGGCTGCTATTTCAAAGACCCAAATCCTGGGAAACACGAGTTTGAGCAGATATCAGAGTGGGTCCATCTCCCAAAGAAAGTTGTACAGATTTGGTTCCAGAACATGCGGGCTAGGGAGCGCAAGGGTGAGGTTCGCTTCATCAGTGACGGCACGCTGGCAGCAGTGGGCAAACCACTCATCAAGTTCACCTGGCCACTGTCACAACCTATCTTCTCCAGCACCCCTAAATCAAACTCCAACAGCAGCGTCTCAACTGTAGCCAATCCAGTACGGGCCATCCCAAAGATGGAGGTGAAGAAGgaggaaaatgtaaaaaaaacagtTCCAAACAGGCCCAAGGAGGTGGCCTCTTCTGTTTCCTCCATGAGCCACAGTGTGTCTGCAGTGCCAAAGACCAAAATGGAGTTGACGAACAATGTCACAATGGTCAAAATCGCCCCCAAAAGCATCGCTCCAGCTCTCCCTGTCGTCCACAAGGAAACCCGACCTCCCCCTCCTCGCCCCCTTCCCAAACATGCGCCTGAAGAGGAAGTTGGGGAAGATGATGAGGAAGTGGATGATCGTAACCAAGCGAAGCCACTCGCCAGGCCTGGATCCACCAACCGCATGGTGCCAAAACTGCCCTCGACGCCAATTAGCAAGTCTCCTGCTGCGACGTCACAAAAGCAAAATGGGCTCAATTACTGGTCGGCCAAGGGCCCCTTTAAGATCAACACACTGTCTAGGGAACAGTTGGGTCTGTCAGCACCCCGTACCTTCACAGCTGTCGGTGCAGCTGCTGCCCCCACTGCCATCACCATTTCTGCCACGTcctctgctcctgctgctgccacGGCCTCCGCTCCCGCCTCTGCTGCCACGGCAactaccacccccaccaccaccacaacagcaAGCGCAAGTAATCAAACCACAGTCAGCATTGTCACCATCGCTAAGACCTCTCCATCGGAGAGCAACTTCCTGCACCACTCCACCACCCGCAGGCCACGCACACACCTGTCCTGTCTGCAGCTGTCCATCCTGCAGTCATGCTATGAGACGTGCGCCCACCCTAACGCCATGGAGTGTGAGGCGGTAGGGACGGAGCTGGGGCTGCCGCTCAAGGTGGTCCAGATCTGGTTCCAGAATACCCGCGCCAAGGAGAAACGATGGAGGCTGCAGCAGGAGAAACTG TCTCCTGTGTCGTCAGATCCCTCCAAGACGATTGACATGAGCTCGGGCAGCTACCTGCAGTACAACGCTCTGCGAGCCCACCGTCCCATCCTTCCCAAACCGGTTCAGCTGACCGTCCTGGAGCCCTCTTCTCCCCCAGCCGGGGGCCAGCCTGCAGGCCGAGAGACGCTGAGAGGCAAGTGCCAGGCCTGCAACACAGGCTTTGAGTCCAGAGCAGCAGCAAGATCCCATGTCTTCTCCCTTCGACATTTAGCCACTCTGAGAACCACTAACTTTGGCCAGCCAGCGACCATCATCAACAATAAATCTGACAGCGGGTCTATTTCTGTTTCCGCCTCCGGGTCTTGTGTGGAGGACCCTTCAGCTTCCCCACCCTTACCCAGCAGCACCAGCTAA